From one Variovorax sp. PBL-H6 genomic stretch:
- a CDS encoding GntR family transcriptional regulator, translating to MDESTRKPAEANATTVAAPSGDKAHADAVEHDLDRSSALPLYAQVKRRLQAIIRTGVPGDGKFYSDQELCAMFGVSRFTVRQAIQELVAQGLLRRVQGQGTFVNTDKFDEIFGPQMDFKHQWERIGRPLTFKLKRFAMLPCPEDMAFHLGIGADQSVLHIERVRQTGPTIASYDFRYIHPDFAASITEAEAARHSLLDLLARRTSLSHAQNRLEASLADARTAKLLGVALDSPVMVRELAYYCTEGLPVMAGRSYSPGGVLRHAFTVALSPPAGGNTNPPVDPGPKTALEDHD from the coding sequence ATGGACGAGTCGACCCGCAAGCCCGCGGAAGCGAACGCAACAACGGTTGCGGCCCCTTCAGGCGACAAGGCGCATGCCGATGCGGTGGAGCACGACCTCGATCGCAGTTCCGCCCTGCCGCTCTACGCACAGGTCAAGCGCCGACTGCAGGCCATCATCCGCACGGGCGTGCCGGGCGACGGCAAGTTCTATTCCGACCAGGAGCTCTGCGCGATGTTCGGCGTCAGCCGCTTCACGGTGCGCCAGGCCATCCAGGAACTGGTGGCGCAAGGCTTGTTGCGCCGCGTGCAGGGCCAGGGCACCTTTGTCAACACCGACAAGTTCGACGAAATCTTCGGCCCGCAGATGGACTTCAAGCACCAGTGGGAACGCATCGGCCGACCGCTGACCTTCAAGCTCAAGCGCTTCGCCATGCTGCCGTGCCCTGAAGACATGGCCTTCCATCTCGGCATCGGCGCCGACCAGAGCGTGCTTCACATCGAACGCGTGCGCCAGACCGGCCCGACGATCGCTTCATACGACTTCCGCTACATCCATCCCGATTTCGCCGCGTCGATCACCGAAGCCGAGGCAGCTCGGCATTCGCTGCTCGATCTGCTGGCCCGGCGCACCAGCCTCTCGCATGCGCAGAACCGGCTGGAAGCTTCGCTTGCAGACGCGCGCACCGCCAAGCTGCTCGGCGTAGCGCTCGATTCACCGGTGATGGTGCGCGAGCTCGCCTACTACTGCACCGAGGGCCTGCCCGTGATGGCCGGGCGCTCGTATTCGCCGGGCGGCGTGCTCCGGCACGCCTTCACCGTCGCGCTCTCGCCGCCCGCCGGCGGCAACACGAATCCGCCGGTGGACCCCGGCCCCAAGACCGCGTTGGAGGACCACGACTGA
- a CDS encoding ABC transporter ATP-binding protein: protein MALLDVKDLRVTFGGLHAVDGLSTSVRKGSIKGIIGPNGAGKTTLFNAIAGIQRPSQGSITLEGQRIETLKPFQRAKLGLARTFQNLQIFPELSLIENVMIGCHPKAQASGFIASMLGTPRTREEEHRIEATAYDKLALLGMADRAMSLAGNLSFGESKLLEIARALAADPKVLMLDEPIAGVPASEQAPIARMIRQVNAQGVTVVLVEHNMRMVMGLCDEILVLRSGRFLAEGTPAEISSNAEVIGAYLGNPIEETVDA from the coding sequence ATGGCACTGCTCGACGTTAAGGACCTGCGCGTCACCTTCGGCGGGCTGCATGCGGTCGATGGCCTAAGCACGTCGGTCAGGAAAGGCTCGATCAAGGGCATCATCGGGCCCAATGGCGCAGGCAAGACGACACTCTTCAATGCCATCGCGGGCATCCAGCGCCCGAGCCAGGGCTCGATCACGCTCGAAGGCCAGCGCATCGAGACGCTCAAGCCTTTCCAGCGCGCCAAGCTCGGGCTTGCGCGCACCTTCCAGAACCTGCAGATATTTCCGGAGCTCAGCCTGATCGAGAACGTGATGATCGGCTGCCACCCGAAGGCGCAGGCCAGCGGCTTCATCGCGTCGATGCTCGGCACGCCGCGCACGCGGGAGGAAGAGCATCGCATCGAAGCCACGGCCTACGACAAGCTCGCGCTCCTCGGCATGGCCGACCGCGCCATGTCGCTCGCGGGCAACCTGAGCTTCGGCGAATCGAAGCTGCTCGAGATCGCGCGCGCCCTGGCCGCAGACCCCAAGGTGCTGATGCTCGACGAGCCCATCGCCGGTGTGCCCGCATCGGAGCAGGCGCCCATTGCACGGATGATCCGGCAGGTCAATGCGCAAGGCGTGACGGTCGTGCTTGTCGAACACAACATGCGCATGGTGATGGGGCTGTGCGACGAGATTCTCGTGCTGCGCAGCGGCCGCTTCCTGGCCGAGGGAACGCCAGCCGAGATCTCGTCGAATGCCGAGGTGATCGGCGCCTACCTCGGCAACCCCATCGAGGAGACCGTCGATGCTTGA
- a CDS encoding ABC transporter substrate-binding protein: MLHSFHSLLRFSSRLAIACIVAGSSLAALAQGSFKVGSVLSMTGPAAFLGEDMKAGMELALDEINSKGGINGKKIEWFFYDAESQTQKGLGATRRLLTQDKVDMIVGGGNMSGMAIAMSQLTEKATMPFVATEGSMQIVTPVAERPFTFKSTVDDDQVMERLADYFAKKKITKIALLSDSSGFGQSAAEQLKKTAASRGLDVVYETFNPTDTDMAPQLGKLKAANVQAIVCWTVTPAGVVAMKQARTLGLGGIPFIHSYGFVDKRYMDLAGDAAKDVLLVSVKFPVGEDLPDSDPAKPRILALNKNFEARFKRRPNQFAAQTYDAMYLAKMALEKGGEDKTKVRDALAGIRNYNGVGGTFNFSATQHSGLSKSDLVLLKYEDGRFRLADYQ; the protein is encoded by the coding sequence ATGCTCCACTCGTTCCATTCGCTTCTCCGCTTCTCGTCCCGGCTCGCGATCGCATGCATCGTGGCCGGTTCGTCGCTTGCTGCCCTGGCGCAAGGCAGCTTCAAGGTCGGTTCGGTTCTCTCCATGACAGGGCCCGCGGCCTTCCTCGGCGAAGACATGAAGGCGGGCATGGAGCTCGCGCTCGACGAGATCAATTCGAAGGGCGGCATCAACGGCAAGAAGATCGAATGGTTCTTCTACGACGCCGAGAGCCAGACGCAGAAGGGCCTGGGCGCGACGCGGCGACTGCTCACGCAGGACAAGGTCGACATGATCGTCGGCGGCGGAAACATGAGCGGCATGGCGATCGCGATGTCGCAGCTGACCGAGAAGGCCACCATGCCCTTCGTTGCGACCGAAGGCAGCATGCAGATCGTCACGCCCGTGGCCGAGCGGCCCTTCACCTTCAAGTCCACGGTCGACGACGACCAGGTGATGGAGCGGCTCGCGGACTATTTCGCCAAGAAGAAGATCACGAAGATCGCTCTGCTCTCCGATTCGTCCGGCTTCGGGCAGAGCGCCGCGGAGCAGCTCAAGAAGACGGCGGCCTCGCGTGGTCTCGACGTGGTGTACGAGACCTTCAACCCCACCGACACGGACATGGCCCCGCAGCTCGGCAAGCTGAAGGCTGCGAACGTGCAGGCCATCGTCTGCTGGACCGTCACGCCGGCCGGCGTGGTGGCGATGAAGCAGGCCAGGACCCTCGGCCTGGGCGGCATCCCCTTCATCCACAGCTACGGCTTTGTCGACAAGCGCTATATGGACCTCGCGGGCGATGCCGCCAAGGACGTGCTGCTGGTGAGCGTCAAGTTCCCGGTCGGGGAGGACCTGCCCGACTCCGACCCGGCCAAGCCGCGCATCCTCGCGCTCAACAAGAACTTCGAGGCGCGCTTCAAGCGTCGCCCCAACCAGTTTGCAGCCCAGACCTACGACGCGATGTACCTCGCGAAGATGGCGCTCGAAAAGGGCGGCGAAGACAAGACCAAGGTGCGCGATGCGCTGGCCGGCATCCGCAACTACAACGGGGTTGGCGGCACTTTCAATTTCTCCGCGACCCAGCATTCGGGCCTCTCCAAGTCCGACCTGGTGTTGTTGAAGTACGAGGACGGCCGCTTCCGCCTCGCCGACTACCAGTGA
- a CDS encoding branched-chain amino acid ABC transporter permease has translation MNEPVQLLLAGLGTGSIYALVALGFNIIFKSTGALNFAQGEWVMLGGMVAATLYAAKVPLWLALVAAVCVAMLVGAVSERLIVRRLQRPTAMSITIVTIAIAICTKSLVMLLLGKNPTGLPSFSSGGPVHFAGAVFESQSLWIIGVAALVMGGAGWFFNRTVLGKSMRAAAAQPEAAALVGISPRLTMSLSFILAAGIGALAGVIVTPLTLTSFDHGTILGFKAFCAAMLGGLGSLPGAMVGGLALGLAESFAGGMLSSHFKDAVSFVVLLMVLVRWPNGLLGHGQVEKI, from the coding sequence ATGAACGAGCCGGTCCAACTGCTGCTCGCCGGCCTCGGCACGGGCAGCATCTATGCGCTGGTGGCGCTGGGATTCAACATCATCTTCAAGAGCACCGGCGCGCTGAACTTCGCGCAGGGCGAATGGGTGATGCTGGGCGGCATGGTGGCTGCCACGCTCTATGCGGCCAAGGTGCCGCTGTGGCTGGCACTGGTCGCCGCGGTGTGCGTGGCGATGCTGGTGGGCGCGGTGTCGGAGCGGCTCATCGTGCGCCGGCTGCAGCGGCCGACCGCCATGTCGATCACGATCGTCACGATCGCCATCGCCATCTGCACCAAGAGCCTGGTCATGCTGCTGCTCGGGAAGAACCCGACGGGGCTGCCTTCGTTTTCCAGCGGCGGCCCGGTGCACTTCGCCGGCGCGGTGTTCGAGTCCCAATCGCTGTGGATCATCGGGGTCGCCGCGCTGGTGATGGGCGGCGCGGGCTGGTTCTTCAACCGCACGGTGCTGGGCAAGTCGATGCGCGCCGCGGCGGCGCAACCCGAGGCGGCGGCGCTCGTGGGCATCAGCCCGCGGCTGACGATGTCCTTGTCTTTCATACTCGCCGCAGGCATCGGCGCGCTGGCGGGCGTCATCGTCACGCCGCTCACGCTGACCTCCTTCGACCACGGCACGATCCTCGGCTTCAAGGCTTTTTGCGCTGCGATGCTCGGCGGGCTCGGCAGCTTGCCGGGCGCGATGGTCGGCGGGCTCGCGCTGGGGCTGGCCGAGAGTTTTGCGGGCGGCATGCTGTCGTCGCACTTCAAGGACGCGGTGTCCTTCGTCGTGCTGCTGATGGTGCTGGTGCGCTGGCCCAATGGTCTGCTGGGCCACGGACAGGTCGAGAAGATATGA
- a CDS encoding alpha/beta hydrolase fold domain-containing protein: MRSDRSLPGEGYPRDFDPAMAAILERQRAAALREGPVVDRYELPFAEARAALIGERRRSHTGLPAMHAIDEESCRVEGRAVGLRWYRPTAQADASLIVYLHGGGWCVGSNDTHDTVLRHLAMASGMPVCGIEYSLAPEHPFPAATRDVRAVVDLLSTETRRHGGRLVLAGDSAGANLALVEAMRRRDEGASPDIAALLLFYGVYGPLSDRGSVAAYGGGEFGLSAKVQQRYLGAYVPKGADIGDPRIHPLLGRLDGLPPAWLLAAGLDMLLDDSVDLHRALQAAQVSAELRICPGVPHGFLNHAGALPAARHCLMEAGRFAVDA; this comes from the coding sequence ATGAGATCAGACCGCAGCCTGCCTGGCGAGGGCTATCCGCGCGACTTCGATCCGGCGATGGCCGCGATCCTCGAACGCCAGCGCGCGGCCGCGCTGCGCGAAGGGCCCGTGGTCGATCGCTACGAACTGCCTTTTGCGGAAGCCCGTGCGGCGCTGATCGGGGAGCGGCGCCGCAGCCACACCGGCCTGCCGGCGATGCATGCGATCGACGAAGAATCATGCCGTGTGGAGGGCCGAGCGGTGGGGCTGCGGTGGTACCGGCCGACGGCACAGGCCGATGCATCGCTCATCGTCTATCTGCATGGCGGCGGCTGGTGCGTGGGCTCGAACGACACGCACGACACGGTGCTGCGCCATCTCGCCATGGCCTCAGGCATGCCGGTGTGCGGCATCGAGTATTCGCTTGCGCCGGAGCATCCGTTTCCGGCGGCGACCCGGGATGTCCGAGCCGTCGTGGACCTGCTGTCGACGGAGACTCGGCGCCACGGCGGCCGCCTCGTGCTGGCGGGCGACTCCGCCGGCGCCAACCTCGCTCTGGTCGAGGCCATGCGTCGCCGCGACGAGGGGGCCTCGCCGGACATCGCGGCACTGCTCCTCTTCTACGGCGTCTATGGGCCGTTAAGCGATCGCGGCTCGGTCGCGGCCTATGGCGGTGGTGAGTTCGGGCTCAGCGCGAAAGTGCAACAGCGCTATCTCGGAGCCTATGTCCCCAAGGGCGCGGACATCGGCGATCCGCGCATCCATCCCTTGCTCGGCCGACTCGATGGCTTGCCGCCTGCCTGGCTGCTCGCGGCGGGCCTGGACATGCTGCTGGACGATTCCGTCGACCTGCATCGCGCATTGCAGGCAGCGCAGGTGAGTGCCGAACTCCGGATCTGCCCTGGTGTGCCACACGGCTTCTTGAACCACGCGGGCGCGTTGCCGGCGGCCCGCCACTGTTTGATGGAGGCAGGCCGCTTCGCCGTCGACGCGTGA
- a CDS encoding ABC transporter ATP-binding protein: MLEIRNLHVSYGQGDVLRGVSLGIPDGGFTALIGANGAGKSTLMRAVSGLMKPSKGSIVLAGQDISGQRAERIVRQGVALVPEGRKVFAPLSVAENLEMGAFQFLIRGTKDRYRQRLDFVLALFPRLAERLAQPAGTLSGGEQQMLAIGRALMCEPRLLLLDEPSMGLAPLVVTQIFATLSTLCRQGLTIFVCEQNSEVTLRHAAYGHVLENGQVTLSGPASELLRDERVKEAYLGV, encoded by the coding sequence ATGCTTGAGATCCGCAACCTGCACGTGTCGTATGGGCAGGGCGACGTCCTGCGCGGGGTCTCGCTCGGCATTCCCGATGGCGGCTTCACTGCGCTGATCGGTGCGAACGGCGCCGGCAAGTCGACCTTGATGCGTGCGGTCAGCGGCCTGATGAAGCCCTCGAAGGGCAGCATCGTGCTCGCCGGCCAGGACATCTCCGGACAGCGCGCCGAACGCATCGTGCGGCAGGGCGTCGCGCTGGTGCCCGAGGGGCGCAAGGTCTTCGCGCCGCTCTCGGTGGCGGAGAACCTGGAGATGGGTGCGTTCCAGTTCCTGATCCGCGGCACGAAAGACCGCTATCGGCAACGGCTCGACTTCGTGCTCGCTCTTTTCCCGCGTCTCGCCGAGAGATTGGCCCAGCCGGCCGGCACCCTGTCGGGCGGCGAGCAGCAGATGCTGGCCATCGGCCGTGCGCTGATGTGTGAGCCGCGGCTCCTCTTGCTCGACGAGCCGTCGATGGGTCTTGCGCCGCTGGTCGTGACGCAGATCTTTGCGACGCTCTCGACCCTGTGCAGGCAAGGGCTGACGATCTTCGTCTGCGAACAGAACAGCGAGGTCACGCTGCGCCATGCGGCGTATGGCCATGTGCTCGAGAACGGCCAGGTGACCTTGTCGGGGCCGGCCAGTGAACTGCTGCGCGACGAGCGTGTGAAGGAAGCCTATCTTGGAGTTTGA
- a CDS encoding diacylglycerol/lipid kinase family protein — protein MSVCNSHAQSALFVVFNVRSGRGSAQALRDAIARACAAQGRAYRLFEVTRPNRLPERIREAVDAARADHGVVVAAGGDGTINAVAQAVLGSGCAMGVLPKGTFNYFSRTHSIPTDVDDALRVLLDAQPVPVQVGLVNDRVFLVNASLGLYARVLEDRETYKSRYGRSRWVALWAAVMTAMRPHPGWDLRIRWRGEERLVRTPTLFVGNNALQLQQVGMPRPEAVEQGELTAIALRPSSRLAMLALMLRGAMGRLGESDKVMHTSFRSMSVSPARTTRHHAKVAADGEVLRMAMPLHFRVAPEPLWLIKPRGSEREDAAR, from the coding sequence ATGTCCGTTTGCAACTCGCACGCGCAGTCCGCGCTCTTCGTCGTCTTCAACGTGCGTTCAGGGCGCGGCAGTGCGCAGGCCCTGCGGGACGCGATCGCGCGTGCCTGCGCCGCGCAGGGGCGGGCCTATCGGCTGTTCGAAGTCACGCGCCCGAACCGCCTGCCTGAACGAATCCGCGAGGCTGTCGACGCAGCCCGGGCCGACCACGGCGTGGTTGTCGCGGCGGGTGGCGACGGCACGATCAACGCCGTTGCGCAGGCAGTGCTGGGCAGCGGCTGCGCAATGGGTGTGCTGCCGAAGGGCACCTTCAACTATTTCAGCCGCACGCATTCGATTCCCACCGACGTCGACGATGCGCTGCGCGTACTGCTCGATGCGCAACCGGTGCCGGTACAGGTGGGCCTGGTCAACGATCGCGTCTTCCTGGTCAATGCCAGCCTCGGCCTCTATGCGCGCGTGCTGGAGGACCGTGAGACCTACAAATCGCGCTATGGCCGCAGCCGGTGGGTTGCGCTATGGGCGGCGGTGATGACCGCGATGCGCCCCCATCCCGGCTGGGATCTTCGCATCCGTTGGCGCGGCGAGGAGCGCCTGGTGCGCACGCCGACGCTCTTCGTCGGCAACAACGCGCTGCAGCTCCAGCAGGTCGGCATGCCGCGGCCCGAAGCCGTCGAGCAGGGCGAGCTCACGGCCATCGCACTTCGGCCGAGCAGCCGTCTCGCCATGTTGGCGCTGATGCTGCGCGGCGCCATGGGCCGGCTCGGCGAGTCGGACAAGGTCATGCACACGTCGTTTCGGTCGATGTCCGTCAGCCCGGCGCGCACCACACGGCACCACGCCAAGGTCGCGGCCGACGGCGAGGTGCTGCGCATGGCCATGCCGCTGCACTTCCGGGTCGCGCCCGAGCCGCTCTGGCTCATCAAGCCCCGCGGGAGCGAGCGGGAGGATGCGGCTCGATGA
- a CDS encoding alpha/beta hydrolase, with protein MEFDSQLVVELVEAMEQNYSLRPRHPEREAVYADYSARSERFRQATPGWRSLSYAAPERCAIDWFPADTAKGVPRDGTPLFVFIHGGFWRALDRRLFSFIAEGYVKAGISVAMLGYELAPAVKLGRIIEQVSDAMRWLNRRAGELGFDPRRVTVSGHSAGGHLTAMLSATTPADLEGHPFVASVPVSGVFSLAPLLLTSVNDDVRMTPREALRFSPGGMSCFHAREFIVAVGACETDGFIGQSRDFTAWAERMGTPSRLEIVPGRTHFDVLEDLARPELPLFQQVFEAVSRVPAG; from the coding sequence TTGGAGTTTGACAGCCAGCTCGTCGTCGAGCTCGTGGAGGCGATGGAGCAGAACTACAGCCTGCGTCCCCGCCATCCCGAGCGCGAGGCGGTGTATGCCGACTACTCGGCGCGCAGCGAGCGCTTTCGCCAAGCGACGCCGGGATGGCGGTCGCTTTCCTACGCGGCGCCGGAGCGCTGCGCCATCGACTGGTTTCCTGCCGACACCGCAAAGGGCGTGCCGAGAGACGGCACGCCGCTCTTCGTCTTCATCCACGGCGGCTTCTGGCGCGCGCTCGATCGCCGGCTTTTCAGTTTTATCGCGGAAGGCTATGTGAAGGCGGGCATCTCGGTCGCGATGCTGGGTTATGAACTCGCACCGGCGGTGAAGCTCGGCCGCATCATCGAACAGGTGAGCGATGCGATGCGCTGGCTCAACCGGCGCGCGGGGGAACTCGGCTTCGATCCCCGTCGCGTCACCGTGTCGGGTCATTCGGCCGGCGGCCATCTCACGGCCATGTTGAGTGCCACGACGCCGGCCGATCTCGAAGGCCATCCCTTCGTGGCATCGGTGCCGGTGAGCGGTGTGTTTTCGCTTGCGCCGCTGCTGCTGACCAGTGTCAACGATGACGTGCGCATGACGCCGCGCGAAGCCTTGCGATTCAGTCCCGGCGGCATGTCCTGCTTTCATGCGCGCGAGTTCATCGTTGCGGTCGGTGCCTGCGAGACCGATGGGTTCATCGGGCAGAGCCGCGATTTCACGGCATGGGCGGAACGCATGGGCACGCCGTCGCGGCTGGAGATCGTGCCGGGGCGCACGCATTTCGATGTGCTCGAAGACCTGGCGCGGCCGGAACTCCCGCTGTTCCAGCAGGTGTTCGAAGCCGTGTCGCGCGTGCCCGCGGGCTGA
- a CDS encoding metallophosphoesterase family protein, with product MSCLLHMSDPHFGTEQPDVVRALATLVRTELPSALVLSGDITQRATRAQFARARAFVDSLANPGLLAIPGNHDIPLFALSTRMMAPYARYRAAFGDELEPVVDVPDFLVVGVNTTRWYRHENGAVSAQQAERAARRLAKASARQLRIVVVHQPVAVTREEDHKNLLIGREEAVRLWAEAEADLVLGGHIHLPFVLPLHEGAGGPVRRMWCVQAGTAVSTRLRAGAPNSVNLIRFEGGDGERRCTVEQWDCDAGDAQFRRARVHSLALGTTRPRP from the coding sequence ATGAGCTGTTTGCTGCACATGTCCGATCCGCATTTCGGGACCGAGCAGCCCGATGTGGTGCGCGCGCTCGCCACGCTGGTACGCACCGAGTTGCCGAGTGCGCTCGTGCTCTCCGGCGACATCACGCAGCGAGCGACGCGCGCGCAGTTCGCGCGGGCTCGCGCCTTCGTGGACAGCCTGGCCAATCCAGGGCTGCTGGCCATCCCCGGCAACCACGACATCCCGCTCTTCGCCTTGTCCACTCGCATGATGGCGCCGTATGCGCGCTACAGGGCGGCCTTTGGGGACGAGCTCGAGCCTGTCGTGGACGTGCCGGACTTCCTCGTCGTGGGCGTCAACACCACGCGCTGGTACCGGCACGAGAACGGCGCCGTCTCGGCGCAGCAGGCTGAACGTGCGGCGCGCCGCCTCGCCAAAGCTTCGGCGCGGCAGCTGCGGATCGTGGTGGTGCACCAGCCGGTCGCCGTCACGCGCGAGGAGGACCACAAGAACCTGCTCATCGGCCGCGAGGAGGCGGTGCGGCTCTGGGCCGAGGCCGAGGCCGACCTGGTCCTCGGCGGGCACATCCACCTGCCCTTCGTGCTGCCGCTGCACGAAGGCGCCGGCGGGCCGGTGCGCAGGATGTGGTGCGTGCAGGCGGGCACCGCCGTGTCGACCCGGCTGCGCGCGGGCGCACCGAACTCGGTCAACCTCATCCGCTTCGAAGGCGGAGATGGCGAACGACGCTGCACGGTGGAGCAATGGGACTGCGACGCAGGCGATGCACAGTTCAGGCGTGCCCGCGTCCACAGCCTGGCGCTGGGCACCACTCGACCGCGACCGTGA
- a CDS encoding ferritin-like domain-containing protein → MSVATSTTRTILDVPESRFPLDLDIEIPRIRNLFHSATSNQWNPSCDIEWDALDITQFSPDQLYAARMYWSRRAWGEYGAISESPALQIRFCKENCAPDMRLFFTIRTQEEARHAEVCYRMAELLGGYIEQPDLSEFQGAVATHGVRKMALDPDVPLEGVMAALVCAAEEIAFDVFRHLIEITPNKVAQQVLKSIMRDEVRHCAFGWAFMSSRVPHLSTTQLAGVEDAVITMIEKVELNGYHSSWLAPDGPAARAETKVDRLTWEAGLGSTVEELEKPVFVASVARIRRQMTESWGIKLPMFRHPKIEGEF, encoded by the coding sequence ATGTCCGTCGCGACCTCGACCACGCGCACCATCCTCGATGTGCCCGAAAGCCGCTTTCCGCTCGACCTCGACATCGAGATTCCGCGCATTCGCAACCTGTTTCACTCGGCCACCAGCAACCAGTGGAACCCGTCGTGCGACATCGAGTGGGACGCGCTCGACATCACGCAGTTCAGCCCCGATCAGCTGTATGCCGCGCGCATGTACTGGAGCCGCCGCGCCTGGGGCGAATACGGCGCCATCTCCGAATCGCCTGCCCTGCAGATCCGCTTCTGCAAGGAGAACTGCGCGCCCGACATGCGGCTCTTCTTCACCATCCGCACGCAGGAAGAGGCGCGCCATGCCGAGGTCTGCTACCGCATGGCCGAGCTGCTGGGAGGCTACATCGAGCAGCCCGATCTTTCCGAGTTCCAGGGCGCCGTCGCGACGCATGGCGTGCGCAAGATGGCGCTGGACCCCGACGTGCCGCTCGAAGGCGTGATGGCGGCACTGGTCTGCGCGGCCGAGGAGATCGCCTTCGACGTGTTCCGCCACCTGATCGAGATCACGCCCAACAAGGTGGCGCAGCAGGTGCTCAAGAGCATCATGCGCGACGAGGTGCGGCACTGCGCCTTCGGTTGGGCCTTCATGAGCAGCCGCGTGCCGCATCTTTCGACGACGCAATTGGCGGGGGTCGAGGACGCGGTCATCACGATGATCGAGAAGGTCGAGCTCAACGGCTACCACAGTTCATGGCTGGCGCCGGACGGCCCCGCCGCGCGGGCCGAGACGAAGGTCGACCGCCTGACCTGGGAAGCCGGCCTGGGCTCGACCGTCGAAGAGCTGGAGAAGCCCGTCTTCGTTGCCTCCGTGGCGCGCATCCGCCGCCAGATGACGGAGTCGTGGGGCATCAAGCTCCCGATGTTCCGCCACCCGAAGATCGAAGGGGAGTTCTGA
- a CDS encoding branched-chain amino acid ABC transporter permease — translation MTGDNARARSPGVASKGRSRRALIIVWLLALAWPMVAPNEYVLSLGIYFFLNLILIGSLNMIMGWAGQVSLAHAAFYGLGAYVSGVLNTKYGISPWLGSLAAILMVAVAAGFIGLTTLRLRGPYLSMGTLGFSGILSVLFVELVPLTGGPNGLAGIAPYALFGWELDSPARFFWLAWAVSAVLMWLLLNLFASVPGRALRAIAGSEIGANTLGVDTFAYKVIAFSLSAAMAGLAGAMYAHFNLFVSPETFGFASSVLLVVMVALGGAGRYWGPFFGAAILTVVPELLRQFQDVELLVFGICMICVLLYFPGGIAGLPGQLRQRAKPRDAFKVTRNATTPAASGTNVEAVDGTARR, via the coding sequence ATGACGGGCGACAACGCACGAGCCCGCTCACCCGGTGTCGCCAGCAAGGGCAGGAGCCGGCGCGCGCTGATCATCGTCTGGCTGCTGGCGCTCGCCTGGCCAATGGTCGCGCCCAACGAATACGTGCTGAGCCTCGGCATCTACTTCTTCCTCAACCTGATCCTGATCGGCAGCCTGAACATGATCATGGGCTGGGCCGGGCAGGTGTCGCTCGCGCATGCGGCTTTCTATGGGCTCGGCGCCTACGTGAGCGGCGTGCTCAACACCAAGTACGGGATCTCGCCGTGGCTCGGCTCGCTGGCCGCCATTCTCATGGTGGCGGTGGCTGCGGGCTTCATCGGCTTGACCACGCTGCGCCTGCGGGGCCCGTATCTGTCGATGGGCACGCTGGGCTTCAGCGGCATCCTCTCGGTGCTGTTCGTCGAGCTCGTGCCGCTCACCGGCGGACCGAACGGGCTGGCCGGCATTGCGCCTTACGCGCTGTTCGGATGGGAGCTGGACAGTCCGGCGCGCTTCTTCTGGCTCGCGTGGGCAGTGTCGGCAGTGCTGATGTGGCTGCTGCTGAACCTGTTCGCCAGCGTACCGGGGCGTGCTTTGCGCGCGATCGCCGGCAGCGAGATCGGTGCGAACACGCTCGGTGTCGACACCTTCGCATACAAGGTGATCGCCTTCAGCCTCTCGGCCGCGATGGCCGGGCTGGCCGGTGCGATGTATGCGCACTTCAACCTCTTCGTGTCGCCCGAGACCTTCGGTTTCGCCTCGTCGGTTCTGCTGGTCGTCATGGTCGCGCTCGGCGGCGCGGGACGCTACTGGGGCCCTTTCTTCGGCGCGGCGATCCTCACGGTCGTGCCGGAGTTGCTGCGGCAGTTCCAGGATGTCGAACTGCTCGTGTTCGGCATCTGCATGATCTGCGTACTGCTGTACTTTCCCGGCGGCATTGCCGGGCTGCCAGGGCAATTGCGGCAGCGTGCGAAGCCGCGCGATGCGTTCAAGGTCACGAGGAACGCGACCACCCCTGCGGCGTCGGGCACCAACGTGGAGGCCGTCGATGGCACTGCTCGACGTTAA